A stretch of DNA from Variovorax paradoxus:
ATGCCGTAGGCACGCAGCAGCGTCTGTGTGTGGCGCGTGTCCTCGCAGGCGATCACGTCCACCAGCTGCAGCACATGCAGTGCGCGCAGCGTGATGTCGGCCAGGTTGCCGATCGGCGTGGCGACGACGTAGAGCGTGCCCTGCGGATAATGCTGCGCGCCCGCGGCGTCGTGCGCGGCCGGCAGGGCGGCGCCGAAGGAAGCAGGGGCGAGTGAAGCCAAGAGGTTTCTCCGTAGGGCAGCGAAAACAAAAAACAGGGCAGGGAGCCATGACGACAAGCACCACGACGACAAAGCATCGCGGCGATGCGGCGGAAGACGCCGCGCTCGACCACCTGCGCCAGGCCGGCCTCGTGCCGGTCGCGCGCAATTATCGAACGCCGGGGCGCGGCGGCGGCGAGGTCGACCTGATCATGCGCGATCCGCGCGACGGCACGCTGGTGTTCGTCGAGGTGCGCCAGCGCAGCGCCGGCTCGCACGGCGGCGCGGGCGGCAGCATCACGGCGGGAAAGCAGCGGCGCATCGTGCTGGCCGCGCGGCATTACCTAGGCCGGTTGCGGTCGCTGCCGCCGTGCCGTTTCGACGTGGTGCTGATCGAGGAGAAAATCACCTGGCTCCCAGGTGCCTTCGACGCGGGCTGATTTGCTCGGAAGCCTGTGGAGCAAGCGGCCCATTCCGTGCCAGGGCACCCGTGGAACCGGCTTTGCCGGGCCACCGGGTGCGCCCCCTTGAGGGGGGAGTCGAAGCGACACGAAGTGCGCGAAGATTCGGGGGTGGGCCATTTCAAAACGTCTTGTTTCACGACCCCCAGTTATCATCGCGCCCCATGCTCGAGCAACGGATTCAGCAGCACTTCATTGACAGT
This window harbors:
- a CDS encoding YraN family protein → MTTSTTTTKHRGDAAEDAALDHLRQAGLVPVARNYRTPGRGGGEVDLIMRDPRDGTLVFVEVRQRSAGSHGGAGGSITAGKQRRIVLAARHYLGRLRSLPPCRFDVVLIEEKITWLPGAFDAG